A window of the Bacteroides thetaiotaomicron VPI-5482 genome harbors these coding sequences:
- a CDS encoding sugar transferase, producing MQYFVYIGRHNKTIELFSKLSTGVFYAAPNCYKATKVLDKIREKYDAALFIEQVELSKDIADIRSIRKMYPGLYMVLVIDSITKEEATEYLKAGVNNTIKYETNSEVLKDLSTFLIRRKEQKIEALQLKTQNLNAFRLPSWKRIFDIFFSGIALLFLSPLLIATSIAIRLESKGPIIYKSKRVGSNYQIFDFLKFRSMYTDADKHLKDFNALNQYQQEEQEEEDIWGEESNVSEEADEEEILLISDDFVISEEDYIHKKSKEKSNAFVKLENDPRITKIGRFIRKYSIDELPQLINILKGDMSIVGNRPLPLYEAELLTSDEHIDRFMGPAGLTGLWQVEKRGEAGKLSAEERKQLDIQYAKNFSFGLDIKIILKTVTAFVQKENV from the coding sequence ATGCAATATTTTGTTTACATAGGCAGACACAACAAAACAATAGAACTGTTTTCGAAATTAAGTACCGGAGTATTCTATGCAGCACCAAACTGCTATAAGGCAACTAAAGTGCTAGACAAGATACGAGAAAAATACGATGCAGCTTTATTTATTGAGCAGGTAGAACTATCAAAAGATATCGCCGATATTCGCTCTATACGAAAAATGTATCCAGGGCTTTATATGGTACTAGTTATAGATTCCATTACTAAGGAAGAAGCTACAGAATACTTGAAGGCAGGAGTTAATAACACGATTAAGTATGAAACCAACAGTGAAGTACTGAAAGATCTGTCAACTTTTCTCATACGTAGAAAAGAACAAAAAATAGAAGCGCTGCAACTCAAAACACAGAATTTAAATGCCTTTCGCTTGCCTTCGTGGAAAAGAATCTTCGATATATTCTTTTCCGGAATAGCATTACTTTTCCTTTCTCCTCTTTTAATAGCAACTTCTATAGCCATTCGCCTGGAGAGCAAAGGGCCGATTATCTATAAATCCAAACGTGTAGGAAGCAATTATCAGATATTTGATTTTCTCAAATTCCGTTCGATGTATACCGACGCTGATAAACATCTGAAGGATTTCAATGCCCTCAACCAATACCAACAGGAAGAACAAGAGGAAGAAGATATATGGGGAGAAGAATCCAATGTCTCTGAAGAAGCAGACGAAGAAGAAATTCTCCTGATATCCGACGATTTTGTAATTTCGGAAGAAGACTATATTCACAAGAAATCAAAAGAGAAAAGTAATGCTTTCGTAAAACTGGAGAATGACCCCAGAATCACAAAGATAGGACGTTTTATCCGTAAATACAGCATTGATGAATTACCACAGCTTATCAATATCCTCAAAGGAGATATGTCTATAGTAGGCAATCGTCCCCTCCCACTCTATGAGGCAGAGTTACTGACCAGCGATGAACATATCGACCGTTTTATGGGACCAGCCGGACTTACCGGACTGTGGCAGGTTGAAAAAAGAGGTGAAGCGGGTAAACTCTCCGCAGAAGAACGCAAGCAACTGGATATCCAATATGCAAAAAACTTCTCTTTCGGACTGGACATAAAAATCATTCTGAAAACAGTTACTGCATTCGTTCAAAAAGAGAACGTATAA
- a CDS encoding response regulator, giving the protein MKKKILLVDDKATIGKVASIYLGKDYDVMYLENPIKAIDWLNEGNVPDLIISDIRMPLMRGDEFLRYMKANELFKSIPIVMLSSEESTTERIKLLEEGAEDYILKPFNPLELKIRIKKIID; this is encoded by the coding sequence ATGAAAAAAAAGATACTATTAGTTGACGATAAAGCGACTATTGGAAAAGTTGCAAGTATATATCTAGGTAAGGATTACGATGTTATGTATTTGGAAAATCCTATTAAAGCAATAGATTGGCTTAATGAAGGTAATGTACCCGATCTCATTATTTCCGATATCCGTATGCCGCTAATGAGAGGAGATGAATTCCTCAGATACATGAAAGCCAATGAGTTATTCAAGTCAATTCCCATCGTTATGCTGTCCAGCGAAGAAAGTACCACGGAAAGGATCAAATTACTGGAAGAAGGAGCAGAAGACTATATTCTGAAGCCATTCAATCCTTTGGAACTAAAAATCCGAATCAAAAAGATTATCGACTAA
- a CDS encoding LruC domain-containing protein, with amino-acid sequence MMKKTILLTSIIAIAIVSMLSSCVDSEKDLYDPSYQTANPMGDGFAAPDGFDWNMTTTSILNIEIDDELYNQIEILDANPFSTSDYHILAKGVAKKGQAFSQEINYTEGTNYLYIRKTDSRSRVSISTWDVSKNKEFVGSRTTRVAKATIGSYNIPEKYPEETYDTTGAIELTGNTNWNQSNHHLEAGKSYIIKNKFNGEINHTSGYLNGGRFTIFVEGEWTPSQNQIQSADIIILKGGKINTDSFTSFLIADNSILTIQSGGSLIGNNINLAAIGVLLKNFGTISVNSMKDLNTTSILYNAPKATINVTGKSVASWEQSVFTKGAIYNFGELTIQEGALKFNSQDATCYFYNGTEATINTPTFIIGGIGVNDGTVNAQKISNDNGGNPTFTNNCSLYAQNSFEFGGTSGTIIMNKGILAGGVENGTFIAIPSFKCGNSGSTFELNNGSMIKAEIMDIPNVTFKAAGTRSLIKSTKSISTGWTTKFNGNLDIECPEGEFAKGVPANNPNYIMENSVELYIPNGSKTIITSCGELSEIPDPTPDPEDPEFPIEVEDNKDYTYLFEDQWPLYGDYDMNDIVLTIQKRKIYTNKENKVTKFELSIDLSAAGATKSIGAAIMLDNVPANAITQSVEFSDNTLAKNFNLNNNNIESGQDYAVIPLFDDAHKVLGRDRYEQINTVSDYAGNTKPKNISFSITFNNPTISADAFNVNNLNVFIIVDGNRNPRKEIHVAGYQPTKLANTDLFGGNNDNSHHGSKKYYISKENLAWGIMVPSNFKWPLEYVNIKTAYSQFSDWVTSGGTENEKWWNDFDVNKVFQTNKN; translated from the coding sequence ATGATGAAAAAAACAATTCTGCTTACATCTATTATTGCGATAGCAATAGTAAGCATGTTATCCAGTTGCGTAGATTCCGAGAAGGATCTATATGATCCGTCTTATCAGACAGCCAATCCAATGGGAGACGGTTTTGCTGCACCGGATGGATTTGACTGGAATATGACTACAACTAGTATTCTAAACATAGAAATTGATGATGAACTTTACAACCAAATAGAAATATTGGACGCAAATCCATTTTCAACGTCTGATTACCATATACTTGCCAAAGGAGTTGCCAAGAAAGGTCAAGCTTTTTCACAAGAAATAAATTATACAGAAGGAACTAATTACCTATATATTCGTAAGACAGACTCTAGAAGCAGAGTGTCTATTAGTACATGGGATGTATCTAAAAATAAAGAATTTGTAGGTTCAAGGACTACAAGAGTTGCAAAAGCGACCATCGGAAGCTATAATATTCCAGAAAAATATCCCGAAGAAACTTATGATACCACAGGAGCTATTGAACTTACAGGTAATACTAATTGGAATCAATCAAATCATCATTTGGAAGCAGGCAAAAGCTATATCATAAAAAACAAATTTAATGGTGAAATCAACCATACCAGTGGATATTTGAATGGCGGAAGATTTACCATATTTGTAGAAGGTGAATGGACACCCTCGCAAAACCAAATACAAAGTGCAGATATTATTATTTTGAAGGGTGGAAAAATCAACACCGATTCATTCACGAGTTTTCTTATTGCTGACAACTCAATATTAACGATTCAATCAGGCGGAAGTCTTATTGGCAATAACATCAATCTTGCTGCCATAGGAGTATTACTGAAAAATTTTGGAACAATTAGTGTCAATAGTATGAAGGACTTGAATACGACGTCTATTTTATACAATGCTCCTAAAGCCACAATTAATGTTACAGGAAAATCTGTTGCTTCTTGGGAACAGTCCGTATTTACCAAAGGAGCTATTTATAACTTTGGAGAATTGACTATTCAAGAAGGTGCATTAAAGTTTAATTCTCAAGATGCAACATGCTATTTTTATAATGGAACTGAAGCAACAATTAATACTCCAACTTTCATTATAGGTGGGATTGGTGTAAATGATGGAACTGTTAATGCTCAAAAAATAAGTAATGATAATGGCGGTAACCCTACTTTTACTAATAATTGCAGTCTTTATGCCCAAAATTCTTTCGAATTCGGAGGAACAAGCGGAACTATCATAATGAATAAAGGTATATTGGCTGGTGGCGTAGAAAATGGTACTTTTATAGCTATTCCATCTTTTAAATGCGGTAATAGCGGAAGCACTTTTGAACTGAATAATGGTTCTATGATAAAAGCAGAGATAATGGATATTCCTAATGTCACTTTTAAAGCTGCCGGAACTCGTTCATTAATAAAATCCACAAAAAGCATATCTACTGGTTGGACAACTAAGTTCAATGGTAATTTGGATATTGAATGCCCGGAAGGGGAATTCGCCAAAGGGGTACCTGCCAATAACCCTAATTACATTATGGAAAATTCAGTAGAATTATATATCCCGAATGGTTCCAAAACAATCATTACTTCATGTGGTGAACTTTCAGAAATACCTGACCCTACCCCTGACCCGGAAGATCCTGAATTCCCTATTGAAGTGGAAGACAACAAAGATTATACTTACCTCTTCGAAGACCAATGGCCACTATATGGAGATTATGATATGAATGATATCGTTCTGACCATTCAGAAAAGGAAAATATATACTAATAAAGAGAATAAAGTAACAAAATTCGAGTTAAGTATTGACTTATCCGCAGCCGGAGCAACCAAAAGCATCGGAGCAGCTATTATGCTGGACAATGTACCCGCCAATGCCATTACACAGTCAGTTGAATTCAGTGACAATACTCTTGCCAAGAATTTCAATCTAAATAATAACAATATCGAAAGTGGTCAGGATTATGCTGTGATTCCTCTGTTTGATGATGCTCATAAAGTATTGGGAAGAGATCGGTATGAGCAGATTAATACTGTCTCAGACTATGCAGGCAATACCAAACCTAAGAATATCAGTTTCTCCATTACCTTCAATAATCCGACAATATCAGCAGATGCTTTTAATGTCAACAATTTGAATGTCTTTATCATCGTAGACGGCAACAGAAACCCACGTAAGGAAATACATGTTGCAGGCTATCAACCAACCAAACTCGCAAACACCGATCTGTTTGGCGGAAACAACGATAACAGTCATCATGGCAGCAAAAAATATTATATCAGTAAAGAGAATCTGGCATGGGGTATCATGGTTCCTTCCAATTTCAAATGGCCTTTAGAGTATGTAAATATCAAAACTGCTTATTCACAATTCAGCGACTGGGTAACGAGCGGTGGTACAGAAAATGAAAAATGGTGGAATGATTTTGATGTAAACAAGGTATTCCAAACAAATAAAAACTAA
- a CDS encoding asparaginase: MRVETPSVLLIYTGGTIGMIENPETGALENFNFDHLLKHVPELKRFNYRISSYQFDPPLDSSDMEPAYWAKLVKIINYNYDYFDGFVILHGTDTMAYTASALSFMLENLSKPVILTGSQLPIGTLRTDGKENLITAIEIAAAKNPDGTAIVPEVCIFFENHLMRGNRTTKINAENFNAFRSFNYPPLARVGIHIKYEPNLIRKPDPDKPLKPHYLFDTNVVILTLFPGIQEEIIHSLLHVPGLKAVVMKTFGSGNAPQKEWFIRELKEATDRGIIIVNITQCASGAVEMGRYETGMHLLEAGVISGYDSTPECAVTKLMFLLGHGLSNKDIRYKMNSCLIGEITKP; encoded by the coding sequence ATGAGAGTAGAGACCCCTTCCGTTTTGTTAATTTACACGGGTGGAACTATCGGAATGATAGAAAATCCGGAGACAGGTGCCTTAGAAAACTTTAATTTCGACCATTTGCTCAAGCACGTTCCTGAGCTGAAAAGATTCAACTATCGCATTTCCTCCTATCAATTCGATCCTCCTCTCGACTCCTCGGATATGGAACCAGCTTACTGGGCAAAACTTGTAAAGATCATCAACTATAATTACGACTATTTCGATGGCTTTGTAATTTTGCATGGAACGGATACAATGGCCTATACGGCTTCTGCCCTAAGTTTTATGCTCGAAAATCTGAGTAAGCCTGTTATTCTGACCGGTTCTCAATTGCCAATCGGAACGCTGCGTACGGACGGAAAAGAAAATCTGATCACTGCAATCGAGATTGCTGCTGCCAAGAATCCGGACGGTACAGCTATTGTCCCCGAAGTATGTATTTTCTTTGAAAATCACTTGATGCGGGGTAATCGTACCACAAAAATCAATGCTGAGAACTTTAATGCCTTCCGGTCTTTCAATTACCCGCCATTGGCACGCGTAGGCATCCATATTAAATACGAGCCCAACCTTATTCGCAAACCGGACCCGGACAAACCACTAAAGCCACACTATCTGTTTGATACGAATGTGGTAATATTAACTCTTTTCCCCGGCATCCAGGAGGAGATCATTCATTCACTACTCCATGTCCCCGGATTGAAAGCGGTCGTCATGAAAACATTCGGATCAGGAAATGCACCGCAAAAAGAATGGTTCATCCGGGAATTAAAAGAGGCTACTGATCGTGGAATTATCATTGTTAACATCACACAATGTGCTTCCGGAGCAGTAGAAATGGGACGTTACGAGACCGGAATGCATCTACTCGAAGCAGGTGTTATCAGTGGATATGACAGTACTCCCGAATGTGCTGTAACTAAACTGATGTTTTTGCTGGGACACGGACTATCTAATAAAGACATCCGATACAAAATGAACTCTTGTTTAATAGGGGAAATTACCAAACCCTAA
- the trpA gene encoding tryptophan synthase subunit alpha, whose amino-acid sequence MNRINQLFNSNKKDILSIYFCAGNPTLDGTVNVIRTLEKHGVSMIEVGIPFSDPMADGIVIQNAATQALRNGMSLKILFEQLRNIRQEVSIPLVFMGYLNPIMQFGFENFCRKCVECGIDGVIIPDLPFRDYQDHYRIIAERYGIKVIMLITPETSEERVREIDAHTDGFIYMVSSAATTGAQQDFNEQKRAYFKKIEDMNLRNPLMVGFGISNKATFQAACEHASGAIIGSRFVTLLEEEKDPEKAILKLKDALK is encoded by the coding sequence ATGAACAGAATTAATCAACTCTTTAATAGCAACAAGAAAGACATCCTTTCTATTTATTTTTGTGCAGGTAATCCTACCCTTGATGGAACAGTCAATGTCATCCGTACTCTCGAAAAACATGGCGTCAGCATGATTGAAGTCGGTATTCCATTCAGTGACCCTATGGCAGACGGCATCGTTATCCAGAATGCCGCCACTCAGGCATTACGCAACGGAATGTCATTGAAAATCCTTTTCGAACAATTACGAAACATTCGCCAGGAAGTAAGTATTCCATTGGTATTTATGGGATACTTAAACCCTATTATGCAGTTCGGATTTGAAAACTTCTGCCGCAAATGCGTGGAATGCGGAATAGACGGCGTTATCATCCCCGACTTGCCTTTCAGAGATTATCAGGATCACTACCGTATCATTGCCGAACGTTATGGAATCAAAGTAATCATGCTCATCACCCCGGAGACCAGCGAAGAGCGGGTACGTGAGATCGATGCACATACAGACGGATTCATCTATATGGTTTCATCCGCAGCAACTACAGGCGCACAACAAGACTTTAATGAACAGAAACGTGCCTATTTCAAAAAGATCGAAGATATGAATCTGCGCAACCCGCTAATGGTTGGTTTCGGTATCTCCAACAAAGCTACTTTTCAAGCAGCTTGCGAACATGCTTCCGGAGCTATCATCGGTAGCCGCTTTGTCACTCTGCTTGAAGAAGAAAAAGATCCGGAAAAAGCCATTCTAAAACTGAAAGATGCGCTTAAATAG
- a CDS encoding phosphoribosylanthranilate isomerase, which produces MINGKIIKVCGMREAQNIRDVESLQRVDMMGFIFYPKSPRYIYELPAYLPVHARRVGVFVNEDKDVITMYADRFGLEYIQLHGKESPEYCQSLRTSGLKIIKAFSVARPKDLNHVSEYEKTCNLFLFDTKCEQYGGSGNQFDWNILHTYNGQVPFLLSGGINSHSANALKAFDHPRLAGYDLNSRFELKPGEKDPERIRIFLNELKS; this is translated from the coding sequence ATGATCAACGGAAAAATCATCAAAGTATGCGGTATGCGTGAAGCCCAAAATATACGGGATGTGGAGTCACTACAAAGAGTGGATATGATGGGATTTATCTTCTATCCCAAATCTCCCCGTTATATCTACGAACTTCCCGCTTACCTACCTGTTCATGCCCGCCGTGTCGGAGTTTTTGTAAATGAAGACAAAGATGTAATCACGATGTACGCCGACCGTTTTGGACTGGAATATATCCAGCTCCACGGCAAAGAATCACCGGAATACTGTCAGTCATTGCGCACCTCCGGCCTGAAAATCATCAAAGCTTTTTCTGTAGCTCGTCCGAAAGATTTGAATCACGTAAGCGAGTATGAAAAAACTTGCAATCTTTTCCTGTTTGATACGAAATGTGAGCAGTATGGTGGCTCAGGAAACCAATTCGACTGGAACATTCTGCATACCTACAACGGACAAGTTCCATTCTTATTGAGTGGCGGCATCAACTCACACAGTGCCAATGCATTGAAAGCATTCGACCATCCCCGTCTGGCAGGCTACGACCTGAACAGTCGTTTCGAACTGAAGCCCGGGGAAAAAGATCCGGAACGAATCCGGATATTTCTAAATGAACTAAAGTCATAA
- the trpC gene encoding indole-3-glycerol phosphate synthase TrpC: MKDILSEIIANKRFEVDLQKQAISIEQLQEGINEVPASRSMKRALASSDSGIIAEFKRRSPSKGWIKQEARPEEIVPSYLAAGASALSILTDEKFFGGSLKDIRTARPLVDVPIIRKDFIIDEYQLYQAKIVGADAVLLIAAALKQEKCQELAEQAHELGLEVLLEIHSAEELPYINSKIDMIGINNRNLGTFFTDVENSFRLAGQLPQDAVLVSESGISDPEVVKRLRTAGFRGFLIGETFMKTPQPGETLQNFLKAIQ, from the coding sequence ATGAAAGATATATTATCCGAAATTATAGCTAACAAACGGTTTGAAGTCGATTTGCAAAAGCAGGCTATTTCCATCGAACAGTTGCAGGAAGGTATCAATGAAGTTCCGGCTTCCCGTTCTATGAAACGGGCATTGGCTTCTTCCGATTCCGGTATTATAGCCGAATTTAAGCGTCGCTCGCCATCCAAAGGGTGGATCAAACAGGAGGCACGTCCCGAAGAAATTGTTCCGTCATACCTTGCGGCAGGTGCTTCCGCCCTCTCTATTCTCACTGATGAGAAGTTTTTTGGAGGAAGTCTGAAAGATATTCGTACAGCACGTCCTTTGGTCGATGTGCCCATTATAAGAAAAGACTTTATCATTGATGAGTATCAGTTATATCAGGCAAAAATTGTCGGTGCGGATGCCGTACTTCTTATCGCCGCCGCACTGAAACAGGAAAAATGTCAGGAACTGGCAGAGCAGGCGCATGAACTGGGACTGGAAGTATTACTTGAAATCCATAGTGCGGAAGAGTTACCTTATATTAATAGCAAAATTGATATGATTGGGATTAATAATCGCAATCTGGGTACTTTCTTCACAGATGTAGAAAACTCTTTCCGACTGGCAGGACAACTTCCACAAGATGCGGTATTAGTATCAGAGAGTGGCATTTCCGATCCGGAAGTGGTAAAACGTCTTCGGACCGCCGGATTCCGGGGATTCCTCATCGGAGAGACATTTATGAAAACTCCGCAACCGGGAGAAACTCTGCAGAACTTTCTGAAAGCCATCCAATAA
- the trpD gene encoding anthranilate phosphoribosyltransferase, producing MKQILYKLFEHQYLGRDEARTILQNIAQGKYNDVQVASLITVFLMRNISVEELCGFRDALLEMRVPVDLSEFAPIDIVGTGGDGKNTFNISTAACFTVAGAGIPVVKHGNYGATSVSGASNVMEQHGVKFTSDVDQMRRSMEQCNIAYLHAPLFNPALKAVAPIRKGLAVRTFFNMLGPLVNPVLPTYQLLGVYNLPLLRLYTYTYQESKTKFAVVHSLDGYDEISLTNEFKVATCGNEKIYTPEGLGFARYQDTDLDGGQTPEDAAKIFDNIMNNTATEAQKNVVVINAAFAIQVVRPEKTIEECIALAKESLESGRALATLKKFIELNNK from the coding sequence ATGAAACAGATTCTATATAAACTTTTCGAACACCAATATTTGGGACGCGATGAAGCACGTACTATCCTGCAAAACATCGCACAAGGGAAATATAATGACGTACAGGTAGCATCACTGATTACTGTCTTTCTGATGCGTAATATTTCTGTCGAAGAATTATGCGGATTCCGTGATGCATTATTGGAAATGCGGGTTCCGGTTGATTTGAGCGAGTTTGCTCCGATCGATATTGTCGGTACGGGAGGAGATGGAAAAAATACGTTCAACATTTCTACGGCGGCCTGCTTTACAGTAGCCGGAGCAGGTATTCCGGTAGTAAAACATGGCAATTATGGAGCTACTTCAGTCAGCGGTGCCAGCAATGTGATGGAGCAACATGGGGTTAAATTCACAAGTGATGTTGATCAGATGCGGCGCAGCATGGAACAATGTAATATTGCTTATCTGCACGCTCCTTTGTTCAATCCGGCACTGAAGGCAGTTGCCCCGATCCGTAAAGGATTGGCGGTACGTACATTCTTTAATATGCTCGGTCCGTTGGTCAATCCGGTGTTGCCGACTTATCAGCTTTTAGGCGTGTATAATCTTCCACTTTTGCGCCTTTATACCTATACTTATCAGGAGAGTAAGACTAAATTTGCCGTTGTACATAGCCTGGACGGATATGATGAGATTTCTCTGACGAACGAGTTTAAGGTAGCTACCTGTGGCAATGAGAAGATTTATACTCCGGAAGGTCTCGGATTTGCACGTTATCAGGATACTGATCTGGATGGTGGACAGACACCGGAAGATGCTGCTAAAATCTTTGATAACATCATGAACAATACAGCTACGGAAGCACAGAAAAACGTGGTTGTTATCAATGCAGCTTTCGCTATTCAAGTAGTTCGTCCGGAAAAAACGATTGAAGAGTGCATCGCCCTCGCTAAAGAATCACTAGAAAGTGGCCGGGCATTGGCTACACTGAAGAAATTCATTGAATTGAATAATAAGTAA
- a CDS encoding anthranilate synthase component II has translation MKILLLDNYDSFTYNLLHAVKELGATDVEVVRNDQINLDEVERFDKIILSPGPGIPEEAGLLLPIIKRYAPTKSILGVCLGHQAIGEAFGARLENLKEVYHGVQTPISILQKDVLFEGLGKEIPVGRYHSWVVSREGFPECLEITAESQEGQIMALRHKTYDVHGIQFHPESVLTPQGKEIIKNFLNE, from the coding sequence ATGAAAATATTACTTTTAGATAACTATGATTCTTTCACCTACAATTTGCTGCATGCAGTGAAAGAACTGGGAGCTACAGACGTCGAAGTAGTCCGCAACGACCAGATAAACCTTGATGAAGTGGAACGATTTGATAAGATCATACTTTCACCGGGGCCGGGAATACCCGAAGAAGCAGGCTTGCTATTGCCCATTATCAAACGATATGCACCGACAAAGAGTATTTTAGGCGTTTGTCTGGGACATCAGGCCATCGGCGAGGCTTTTGGTGCACGACTGGAAAACCTGAAAGAAGTATATCACGGTGTACAGACACCGATCAGCATCCTGCAGAAAGACGTACTTTTTGAAGGGCTGGGCAAAGAGATACCTGTCGGACGTTATCATTCCTGGGTAGTCAGCCGGGAAGGTTTTCCCGAGTGCCTGGAGATAACTGCTGAAAGTCAGGAAGGACAAATCATGGCATTACGTCACAAAACCTATGATGTACATGGCATCCAGTTCCATCCCGAATCCGTACTGACTCCGCAAGGAAAAGAAATCATCAAAAACTTCTTAAACGAATAA
- a CDS encoding anthranilate synthase component I family protein, with protein MKTFSYTAHSKQVLGDMHTPVSIYLKVRDMYPQSALMESSDYHAGENSLSFIALCPLASIGVNSGIVTASYPDKSRKEEPLTQSFTVEKAMNQFISQFQVTGENKNVCGLYGYTTFNAVKYFEHIPVKESHDEQNDAPDLLYILYKYIIVFNHFKNELTLVEMLGEGEESGLPELEAAIENRNYASYNFSVTGPVSSPISDEEHKANVRKGIAHCMRGDVFQIVLSRRFIQPYAGDDFKVYRALRSINPSPYLFYFDFGGYRIFGSSPETHCKIEDGRAYIDPIAGTTRRTGDTVKDRELAEALLADPKENAEHVMLVDLARNDLSRNCHDVRVLFYKEPQYYSHVIHLVSRVSGQLNEGADKIKTFIDTFPAGTLSGAPKVRAMQLISEIEPHNRGAYGGCIGFIGLNGELNQAITIRTFVSRNNELWFQAGGGIVARSQDEYELQEVNNKLGALKKAIDLAVNLKN; from the coding sequence ATGAAAACATTCAGTTATACAGCCCATAGCAAACAGGTACTCGGAGATATGCACACTCCTGTCAGTATCTATCTGAAAGTACGTGATATGTACCCACAATCTGCATTGATGGAGAGTTCCGATTATCATGCAGGAGAAAATTCCCTCTCGTTCATCGCTCTTTGTCCGCTGGCAAGTATCGGTGTCAATAGCGGAATAGTCACTGCTAGTTATCCTGACAAAAGTCGGAAGGAAGAGCCGCTCACCCAATCATTCACGGTAGAAAAAGCGATGAATCAATTCATCAGTCAGTTTCAAGTGACCGGAGAAAACAAGAATGTGTGCGGACTTTACGGATACACCACATTCAACGCAGTGAAATACTTCGAACATATCCCGGTGAAAGAAAGTCATGATGAGCAGAATGATGCTCCGGACTTGCTATACATATTATATAAGTATATCATCGTTTTCAATCATTTCAAGAATGAATTGACATTGGTAGAAATGCTGGGCGAAGGTGAAGAAAGCGGTTTGCCGGAACTGGAGGCCGCTATCGAAAACAGAAATTATGCTTCTTATAATTTCTCGGTGACAGGTCCTGTCAGCAGCCCGATCTCCGATGAGGAGCATAAAGCGAACGTTCGCAAGGGTATTGCCCATTGTATGCGTGGTGATGTTTTTCAGATTGTCCTTTCCAGAAGATTCATCCAGCCTTATGCCGGAGATGATTTCAAAGTCTATCGTGCTCTTCGCAGCATCAACCCTTCTCCTTATCTTTTCTATTTCGATTTCGGAGGATACCGCATTTTCGGTTCTTCTCCGGAGACTCACTGTAAAATTGAAGACGGACGTGCCTACATCGACCCGATTGCCGGAACAACCCGCCGTACCGGAGATACGGTAAAAGACCGCGAATTGGCGGAAGCACTGCTTGCCGATCCGAAAGAGAACGCGGAGCATGTGATGCTGGTTGATCTGGCAAGAAATGATCTTTCACGTAATTGCCATGATGTACGGGTATTGTTTTATAAGGAACCACAGTATTACAGTCATGTGATTCATCTGGTCAGCCGCGTGAGCGGTCAGCTGAATGAAGGGGCGGATAAGATTAAAACTTTCATCGATACTTTCCCTGCGGGAACGTTGAGCGGAGCACCGAAAGTACGCGCCATGCAGCTGATCAGTGAAATCGAACCTCATAACCGCGGTGCTTATGGCGGCTGTATCGGCTTTATCGGACTTAACGGAGAACTGAACCAGGCAATCACCATCCGTACTTTTGTCAGCCGTAATAACGAGTTATGGTTCCAGGCCGGAGGCGGTATCGTTGCACGCAGTCAGGATGAATACGAGTTGCAAGAGGTAAACAATAAATTAGGAGCTCTTAAAAAGGCTATCGATTTAGCTGTTAATTTAAAAAACTAA